AGTAAATATAGGAAAAGCCAATCTGGATTTCATTAAATCCCAGGGCTACGAAGACCAGATAGAAAGGGCGAGAGGTTTGCTTGCGAAGTTCGAAGATAAAATCGGACTTCCGAAAGACGTTGCTTTAAATGATAACAAAAAGCGTGTTGAAGCTCCTATTTCCGAACTTAATTCCGATTCTCTGCCCATTAACGATATAGGTCTTGAAACCATTGTGGACTACACCAATGAAATCCAGAATGCCAAAACAGTTGTCCTGAACGGCCCTGCCGGGGTTTCAGAGATTGAGGACTTTGCCCTCGGAACCCATGAAATTATAAAAGCTGCTATTAAATCCGATTTCTCTATCATTGGCGGCGGGCATATCTCTGTGGAAGTTGCACACCTCGGGCTTGAACACCGCTTTTCACACATAAGCACTGGAGGAGGAGCCTGTATTGATTTCCTTGCAGGGGAAAAGCTGCCAGGCGTCGAAGCTCTCAAGGCTGCTTACAATAAGTATCAGGAAGCTAAAAAGCTTTAAAGGCCTGTTTCCTGCAGCTTCCGGCAATGCCAGAAACCTACTTTAACCAGCTTCGATAAACATACTGTTACACCGGCGCACAGACATACAAGTAAACAGATACCCATAAGCTGATAATGACTTATAATCTGGCTGGTCTTCAGCTTAAAGATATGATTAACAGCTTAAGCTTATAAAAGGTTAAATGCAGTTACAGGTGTTGGTTCAAGCATGCTTACAGAAACAGAAGGCAGGGCTGCAGTCAAGCTTGCAAGGAAAACTATTGAAATATTTTTGTCGAAGGGAAAGTCTCCCAGACCTGACGCGTCAGGTGTTGAGCTTTCTCCGGTCTTTGAAGAATATAGGGGCGTTTTTGTCACATTAACCGAGGGCGGCCTCCTGAGGGGATGTATAGGTCATCCTTACCCTGATTCAACCCTTAAAGAAGCAATACTGGACTCCGCAATCTCTGCGGCAACCCGTGACCCTCGCTTTCCTACTGTTGAACAGGACGAGATGAAAAATATATTGGTTGAGGTTACTATACTGACCCAGCCTGAAAAAATCAATGCTTCTCCAAAGGAGCTTCCGGATAAGGTGGAGATCGGCAAGCACGGGCTTATCGTAAAACAGGGCTACTGCCAGGGTCTGCTGCTTCCACAGGTGGCGCCTGAGAATGACATGGATTCCATTGACTTTCTGAGCCACACATGCATGAAAGCAGGTCTTTCTCCGGATGCCTGGGTTAAAGGGGCAGAAGTCTACTGTTTCGAAGGGCAGATATTCAAAGAAAAGGAGCCTGACGGGGAAGTTATAGAAGAGAAGTTCTAAAGAAAAGTTCTGAAAGAGATATCCTGATTTTTTACTAAATCTGATTTTTTACTAAATCTGATTTTTTTACTGAATCTGATTTTTTTACTGAATCTGATTTTTTTACTGAATCCTGACTTTTTGAATATTTTTTTGAGAATCTGGAGTTATCTCTACGGGATCTTGAATACTTTTAGAAATCTGGATATTACAATTCAAATGTAGAGTGATCTTTTTGAGAACCTGCAGGCTCGGAGAGCCAGGACTTCTGGACAGTCTGTTTACAGTTTCTCAAAAAGATTTTTTAGGCAGAGGTGACTTTTAGTTTTTCAGGCTAATTTCAGGAAATGGCAGCTCTGAATTTAATCCGTTTTATTGGTGGTTTGTTTGTCTGTTTGAATAATTTACCAGACTCTCATCATTCATTTTGAATCGTTCATTTTTAATCGTTAATTTTGAATCATTCATTTTGAATCATTTATTCTGAATCATTCAATCTGAATTCTTTTCTCAGTTACGTCTTTCGTCTTTGGAAGCGTGACTGTTAAGACGCCGTTTTTGAGCTGGGCAGTTGCCCCGTCTTCGGTTACGTTATCAGGAAGAGGTATCTCACGGTAGTAGCGCATGAAAGACCTCTCTTTCCTGAGATAGCCTTCTTTTTCCGTCTCCTCCTCTTTTCCTTTCTGTGCGCTGATTACAAGTAAATTATCTCTCAGGTTCAGCTCGACATTTTCTTTGTCAAT
This window of the Methanosarcina mazei S-6 genome carries:
- a CDS encoding Hsp20/alpha crystallin family protein, with the translated sequence MKLPIKRPSRDVYSWDPFDEVRRMQEYMEQMMRAFPALENRYVSDTLSPLTDVAEEDNKVIVTTDLPGIDKENVELNLRDNLLVISAQKGKEEETEKEGYLRKERSFMRYYREIPLPDNVTEDGATAQLKNGVLTVTLPKTKDVTEKRIQIE
- a CDS encoding TIGR00296 family protein; the encoded protein is MLTETEGRAAVKLARKTIEIFLSKGKSPRPDASGVELSPVFEEYRGVFVTLTEGGLLRGCIGHPYPDSTLKEAILDSAISAATRDPRFPTVEQDEMKNILVEVTILTQPEKINASPKELPDKVEIGKHGLIVKQGYCQGLLLPQVAPENDMDSIDFLSHTCMKAGLSPDAWVKGAEVYCFEGQIFKEKEPDGEVIEEKF